From Eretmochelys imbricata isolate rEreImb1 chromosome 17, rEreImb1.hap1, whole genome shotgun sequence, a single genomic window includes:
- the CA4 gene encoding carbonic anhydrase 4 has protein sequence MELIFLLLLSLHTAKTATEGEKEWCYLSQKCTHPSCAEPRLWNTVNMECGKNAQSPINIVTNKVEYKGDLKPFTFEGYNTNQSPHWTIVNNGHTVKVSLSGSAKIGGGGLQNKYKAIEFHFHWGMKLDKGSSPGSEHSIDGERYAMELHIVHMKEDFSTIEQAVKVEEGLAVLGFFIKTGAKNENYDSLIQILNEVAVKGSQKNMSSLPLESLIPAKEDLTHYYRYSGSLTTPNCYEAVVWTIFQEPIILSESQVVNFLEKLYFSENKTLQMTDNFRPVQPLGNRTVYRSDVSVVQPPAKALLVIPTLIYLMSLLFQ, from the exons GTGAGAAAGAATGGTGCTACTTATCACAAAAATGCACTCACCCCAGCTGTGCAG AACCCCGTCTCTGGAATACAGTAAATATGGAGTGTGGAAAAAATGCACAGTCACCTATCAATATTGTCACCAACAAAGTGGAGTACAAAGGGGACCTGAAACCATTTACTTTTGAAGGCTATAATACCAATCAGTCCCCTCATTGGACCATAGTAAATAATGGGCATACAG TTAAAGTTTCTCTTAGCGGGTCAGCAAAGATTGGAGGTGGAGGTCTTCAAAATAAATACAAGGCTATTGAGTTTCACTTCCACTGGGGCATGAAACTAGACAAAGGGTCCAGCCCTGGATCGGAACACAGCATCGATGGAGAGAGATACGCTATGGAG CTTCATATAGTCCACATGAAAGAGGATTTCTCCACTATAGAGCAGGCAGTGAAAGTTGAAGAAGGTCTGGCCGTGCTGGGGTTCTTTATAAAG ACCGGTGCAAAAAATGAAAACTATGACTCTCTAATACAGATATTAAATGAAGTTGCTGTCAAAG GGTCTCAAAAAAATATGTCGTCTTTGCCCCTGGAATCGCTCATTCCAGCTAAAGAGGATCTCACACACTATTATCGGTACAGTGGCTCCCTGACCACGCCCAACTGCTACGAGGCTGTCGTCTGGACAATATTTCAGGAGCCAATCATACTGAGTGAAAGTCAG GTGGTGAACTTCTTGGAGAAGCTTTACTTCAGTGAGAATAAAACATTACAGATGACCGACAATTTCCGACCTGTTCAACCTCTCGGGAACAGAACTGTGTACCGCTCTGACGTCAGCGTTGTACAGCCTCCTGCAAAGGCTTTATTGGTGATCCCAACACTTATCTACCTCATGAGTCTTCTTTTCCAGTGA